One Phaseolus vulgaris cultivar G19833 chromosome 2, P. vulgaris v2.0, whole genome shotgun sequence DNA window includes the following coding sequences:
- the LOC137809021 gene encoding ubiquitin carboxyl-terminal hydrolase 26-like codes for MALQEGEVSLLHSSKLISSFEIFKLKKKISSAFSFPAELDMRHRMSELSQFDLVYDLSVVLIHKGTGANSGHYIAHIKDVNIGQWWEFDDEHVTNLGCHPFGEGSSNSTSKSIMTDAIHSNCSQAIVADSNGNGL; via the exons ATGGCACTTCAAGAAGGAGAGGTGTCTTTGCTTCATAGTTCAAAGCTTATTTCatcttttgaaatttttaagctgaag aagaaaatttcTTCTGCTTTCTCGTTTCCTGCTGAACTTGATATGCGACATAGAATGTCTGAGTTGTCTCAGTTCGACTTGGTGTATGACTTGTCAGTTGTACTGATTCACAAGGGAACTGGTGCTAATAGTGGTCATTACATTGCTCATATTAAGGATGTAAACATTGGGCAATGGTGGGAGTTTGATGATGAGCATGTTACTAATTTGGGTTGTCATCCATTTGGCGAAGGGTCTTCAAATTCTACCTCTAAGTCCATCATGACTGATGCAATTCATTCTAATTGTTCTCAAGCGATAGTAGCTGACAGTAATGGAAATGGTTTgtga